From Candidatus Pedobacter colombiensis, one genomic window encodes:
- a CDS encoding helix-turn-helix transcriptional regulator gives MKRSITIKNKIETAELIRVSPFSKEKRRTQPHKHSNYFEIIYLLKGKGTHTIDYVQYAIETPAIFFVRKEQVHHWDIETSPEGYVLLLQNGFVEKSLDSELKKLLSRASALNCLYLKESCMIEPFFRLLASESDFTVTEGILKALLAKILNNAHLISTDRENKTGNVALLFRELLDNTDELRNNVAYYAEKLNTTPQNLNAISRKALGLSASQLIAQHIISEAKRLLIYTETSVSGIAYSLSFNDTSHFVKYFRRHTGFTPQAFRRER, from the coding sequence TTGAAGAGGTCCATCACCATAAAGAACAAGATAGAAACGGCTGAACTGATCAGGGTTTCGCCGTTCAGCAAGGAGAAACGAAGAACACAGCCGCATAAGCATAGCAATTATTTTGAGATCATATACCTGCTCAAGGGAAAAGGTACGCACACCATTGACTATGTTCAATATGCTATAGAAACACCGGCTATTTTCTTTGTCCGCAAAGAGCAGGTCCATCACTGGGATATAGAAACTTCACCGGAAGGTTATGTCCTGCTGCTGCAAAACGGCTTTGTCGAAAAATCGCTGGACAGCGAACTGAAAAAGCTTTTGTCCCGGGCAAGTGCATTAAACTGCTTATATCTTAAGGAAAGCTGCATGATTGAGCCATTTTTTCGGTTGCTTGCTTCAGAGAGTGATTTTACAGTGACCGAAGGAATTTTAAAAGCGCTATTGGCAAAAATATTGAATAATGCACACCTTATTTCTACAGATAGGGAGAATAAAACCGGTAATGTTGCTTTATTATTTAGAGAGTTGCTCGATAATACGGATGAACTAAGGAATAATGTTGCTTACTATGCCGAAAAGCTAAATACTACGCCGCAGAACTTAAATGCCATTTCGAGAAAGGCACTGGGTCTTTCCGCCTCGCAACTAATAGCGCAGCATATCATCTCCGAAGCAAAAAGATTATTGATATACACGGAAACTAGTGTATCTGGGATAGCTTACAGCCTGAGCTTTAATGACACCTCCCACTTTGTCAAATATTTCAGACGCCATACTGGCTTCACACCGCAAGCCTTTCGCAGAGAGCGATAA
- the chrA gene encoding chromate efflux transporter gives MEKEHNLKDLSRVFLKLGFTAFGGPAAHIAMMRREVVIKRRWISEEHFLDMIGATNLIPGPNSTEMAIHIGQEREGWKGLLVAGLCFICPAVIITLFFAWLYRQYGRLPEVQPFIYGIKPAIIAVILAAIYPLAKKSLKTPQLWAIGIIVLILSLLGINEIFLLFGAGIAAMLLYLINKEKTVHSIIPVTLLQLAGSGFLSSKNVHLFLAFLKIGSILYGSGYVLFAFLDADLVKSGLLTRQELIDAIAVGQFTPGPVFSSVTFIGYQINGLSGAIVSTVAIFLPSFAFVALLHPLMKKMRSSKMLSAFLDAVNVASVAIILVVCYDMAKDSIADWRTILIAIVSLIFVFRFSKVNSAFIILAGAILGYLLFLM, from the coding sequence GTGGAGAAAGAGCATAACCTGAAAGACCTTTCCCGGGTGTTTCTGAAATTGGGATTTACAGCCTTTGGAGGGCCTGCGGCTCATATTGCCATGATGCGGCGGGAAGTAGTAATAAAGCGCCGGTGGATATCCGAAGAACATTTTCTCGATATGATAGGTGCAACTAACTTAATCCCTGGACCCAACAGTACAGAAATGGCAATCCATATCGGGCAAGAAAGAGAAGGATGGAAAGGATTACTGGTTGCCGGTTTATGTTTTATATGTCCTGCCGTTATCATTACTTTATTTTTTGCCTGGTTGTATAGGCAGTACGGTCGGCTTCCCGAGGTCCAGCCTTTCATTTATGGAATAAAGCCCGCTATAATCGCTGTGATATTGGCGGCTATTTACCCCTTGGCAAAAAAATCGCTGAAAACCCCGCAGCTTTGGGCCATCGGTATTATCGTTTTGATTCTGTCTTTATTAGGCATCAATGAAATCTTCCTTTTATTTGGTGCCGGCATAGCGGCAATGCTATTATACCTGATAAATAAGGAAAAGACTGTCCATTCAATTATCCCGGTCACCTTGTTGCAGCTTGCCGGTTCAGGTTTTCTTTCGTCTAAGAACGTACATCTCTTCCTGGCCTTCCTAAAAATCGGGTCTATTCTGTACGGAAGCGGCTATGTGCTGTTTGCTTTTTTGGATGCTGACCTGGTTAAATCGGGACTGCTCACCAGACAGGAATTGATAGACGCTATTGCTGTTGGACAATTCACTCCCGGACCTGTTTTCTCTTCGGTTACTTTCATAGGGTATCAGATTAATGGCCTTTCAGGGGCAATTGTTTCTACTGTTGCTATTTTTCTCCCTTCCTTTGCATTTGTGGCACTGCTTCATCCGCTGATGAAAAAGATGCGTTCCTCAAAAATGCTATCTGCATTTTTAGATGCAGTAAATGTTGCGTCAGTAGCTATCATTTTAGTAGTCTGCTATGACATGGCAAAAGACAGTATTGCTGATTGGAGAACTATACTTATAGCAATTGTCAGCTTAATTTTTGTTTTCAGATTCAGCAAAGTTAACAGTGCATTTATCATATTGGCTGGGGCAATACTCGGTTACCTGTTGTTTTTAATGTGA
- a CDS encoding YnfA family protein produces the protein MTVLKSLSIFLLAGICEIGGGYLIWLWLKEDKPYWYGILGALILALYGVVATWQTANFARTYATYGGIFIVLSLLWAWKIDGFKPDRYDIIGALVALAGVCIIFYAPRSIQ, from the coding sequence ATGACAGTATTAAAATCACTCTCCATTTTCCTGCTTGCAGGGATATGTGAAATAGGCGGGGGATACCTGATATGGCTTTGGCTCAAAGAAGATAAACCTTATTGGTATGGTATTCTGGGGGCACTGATTTTGGCTCTTTATGGTGTAGTAGCTACCTGGCAAACTGCCAACTTTGCCCGGACTTATGCTACCTATGGTGGCATTTTCATTGTACTTTCCCTGCTATGGGCATGGAAGATTGATGGTTTCAAGCCTGATCGTTATGATATCATCGGTGCGCTGGTCGCTTTGGCCGGTGTCTGTATCATTTTTTACGCCCCACGTTCAATCCAATAA